The Stigmatella aurantiaca DW4/3-1 genome contains the following window.
TTGCTGATGAGCGTCTGCGCTTGCGCCGGGGTGAACTTCTTCTGCCCGGTGTTCGTCGTGGCGCCCTCGAAGAACTCGAGCCCCGCCACCTCTTGATCGAACGCGAACGAGCCCTTCTGGTAGGCCGTGTTCGGCCGCACGAAGGACAGGTTCAGGTGCGTGTAGTAGCTGGGAATGTTCGCGGTCGTCAGGTCAACGATGCTGGTGTTCCAGCTGCTGGCGTAGCCGATGTACATCCGGCCCCCCGGCGGCGGGGGATCCACCACCGGGAGGACGACGGTGACGCTCGCCGCGCTGGACGTCGCCGAGTTCCCGCCCGCATCGAAGGCCTTCGCCGTGTAGCTGTAGGTGCCATTCTGCGTGTGGGAGCTGAAGCTGTCCGAGGCGCTGTAGGGGCTGGAGGTGTCCGTGCTCAGCAGCACGCCGTTCTTGTAGAACTCCACCCGGGTCACCCCCACGTTGTCGCTCGCCGGTGCGGAGAGGGTCACGCTCCCCACGCTGGTGAGGCGGGTGGGACTGGCCGACAGGCTGACCGTCGGGGGCGTCTTGTCGTCGGGATCCGTGGGGGGAGTTCCATCGCAGGAATAGCCATTGATGGAGCAGGAGCTCAACCCGCCGTAGGTCCCCGCCCCCTCGAAGGTGACGGTGACGCTGCCCTGCGCGGGCACGACGTTGCCTCCCCACGAGTTGGGAAGGAAGGTCCACGAACCATCGGTGCCCTGGCTGACGGAGCCGCCCGCCCCCCAGGGGGAGCCACGCACCGTGACGCTGCCATTGAACTTGACCTTGAGGGACCAGTCCGTGATGGCGCTGCTGGTGGTGTTCTGGATCGTGAACACCCCGTTGAAGCCTCCCTGCCAACTGGAGCTGGTGGCGAACGTGGCCTTCAAACCGGCGGCGGACGCCGCGAGCTGAAGGCTCTGCAACTGAACCGGCTCCCGTGGCTCTTCACCACAGGCGGCCAGGGCGCCCACGAGGGCGGTGACAATGAGTTTTCTCGGCTGACGCATATGAGCCTCTGGAAAATGCGCGGTGGGTTACTGGTACCGGTCCAGGTACGCGCGGTGGCTGTTGGAGAACTCGGAGTTGAAGTACTTGTCCCAGTTGATCGACCAGGTCATCAGCCCCTTGAAGCCCGGGTACCCCGACGACTGGCGCAGGACGTAGCTGCCACCGAAGGACTGGCCCTTGATGAGGTAATCGAGCGCCTTCTGGACGTTGGCGGGCGTCGTGTAGCCCCCGCCAGCGGCCTGGGGAGAGGCGGGCAGGCCAATGATGACCTGGTCTGGCCGGAGCGCCGGGAAGACGTTGCTCGTGTTGCGGCCCACCGGGAAGCCCTGGAGGAGCATCTCCGCCATGGCCACGTGGAAGTCGGCGGTGCCCTGCGCGTACGCGCGGCCATCCAAGCCCTCCACGGAGCCGGTGTTGTAGTGCTGGACGTGCAGGTACGTCAGCCGGTCCCGCAGCGCGTGGATGACCGGGAGATAGGCACCCCACGGGCCGCCGTAGGCCACGAACCCGCCCTGAACGTAGGCCGTCTCGGGGGCCATGGTGAGGATGAACCCCGTGCCGAACTGGTTGAGGATCTGCCGGGTGGCATCGATGAGGTTGACGATCTTCGGCGTGGTCGGGCTGCGGAAGTTGGTGTCCCCGCCGTTGAGGGACAGGGAGCTGCCCTCCAGGTCGAGATCCATTCCGTCAAAGCCATACGTGCTGATCAGCGACTTCATCGTGTTGATGAAGTTCTGCTTGGCGGTGGCATCGGCCAGATCCACGGTCCCGTTCGCGCCGCCAATCGAGATGAGCACCTTCTTGCCCTGGGCCTTCAGGGCGGCGATGTCCGCCTTGAAGTCGGCGACGGTCGCGTTGTACGGCGTGAACGCCATGTTGCCGGTGGTGGGGCCGCCCACGGGCTCGGCGAACGCGACCTGGATGACATCGAACTTCGGGGAGATATCCCGCAGGCGGATGTTGGTCGAGCCGTTGTCGAAGTTGTGCCAGTAGCCCACGATGATCTTGCTGCCCACGGGAGGGGGCGCCGACGTCTTCGCCGACACGCTGTTGCTGGCCGGGGAGCGATTGCCCGCCGCGTCCCGCGCCTTCACCGTGAAGGTGTACGTCGTGTTGGCCGCGAGCCCAGAGACGGTGGCGCTCGTCCCGCTGGTGGTGGCCGCCGCCGAGGTCCCGTTGCCAACGAACACCTCATAGCCAGTGACGGCCACGTTGTCCGTCGAGGCGTTCCAGGCCAGCGAGACGCTGCTGCTGCTGACGCCCGTCGAGCGCAGGTTCGCAGGCGCCGTGGGCGCCTGGTTGTCGGTGCTCGGGGGAGGCGTCGTCACGCTGAGCGCGGAGCTGGCCGCGGAGCGGTTACCGGCCGCATCCCGGGCCTTCACGGTGAAGGTGTACGTCTGGTTCGCCGTCAGTCCGGAGACGGTGGCGCTCGTGGCGCTCGACGTGGCGACCACGGTGGTCG
Protein-coding sequences here:
- a CDS encoding Ig-like domain-containing protein; protein product: MRQPRKLIVTALVGALAACGEEPREPVQLQSLQLAASAAGLKATFATSSSWQGGFNGVFTIQNTTSSAITDWSLKVKFNGSVTVRGSPWGAGGSVSQGTDGSWTFLPNSWGGNVVPAQGSVTVTFEGAGTYGGLSSCSINGYSCDGTPPTDPDDKTPPTVSLSASPTRLTSVGSVTLSAPASDNVGVTRVEFYKNGVLLSTDTSSPYSASDSFSSHTQNGTYSYTAKAFDAGGNSATSSAASVTVVLPVVDPPPPGGRMYIGYASSWNTSIVDLTTANIPSYYTHLNLSFVRPNTAYQKGSFAFDQEVAGLEFFEGATTNTGQKKFTPAQAQTLISNIQSLRARGTQVWLSVGGWSYSQGSQWASFSAPRVVDLAQDLGADGIDIDWESSGSSCNKLGPDQFSCSKDGEIANIITSLDSTIRSRGLKMGISIAGWSTGAYYVKGTPFEEGKVQWGSPFGGTMYSVVKNHGNKLHHINLMSYDGGEYYDPREGYESYRAIYSGPIAMGLEIAPEGAGGATLRLNADPGTVYDAEMLTGQNNMATKYYNVETLATYMKNKGKATDGMMVWQIWKERVHMAPPAGAATVNSAGQRVCQILGITSNCNQSIPNLPKY
- a CDS encoding fibronectin type III domain-containing protein, whose translation is MSVSHAARRSGQSIVSWMALAALLWTLVPTLAAAANRGAWAPSVAYAQGDNVTYSGKAYDCRQSHTSLVGWEPPNVPALWLETGGAVDVQAPSAPTGLASPSKTSTSVSLTWNASTDNVGVTGYEVFSGNSTTVVATSSATSATVSGLTANQTYTFTVKARDAAGNRSAASSALSVTTPPPSTDNQAPTAPANLRSTGVSSSSVSLAWNASTDNVAVTGYEVFVGNGTSAAATTSGTSATVSGLAANTTYTFTVKARDAAGNRSPASNSVSAKTSAPPPVGSKIIVGYWHNFDNGSTNIRLRDISPKFDVIQVAFAEPVGGPTTGNMAFTPYNATVADFKADIAALKAQGKKVLISIGGANGTVDLADATAKQNFINTMKSLISTYGFDGMDLDLEGSSLSLNGGDTNFRSPTTPKIVNLIDATRQILNQFGTGFILTMAPETAYVQGGFVAYGGPWGAYLPVIHALRDRLTYLHVQHYNTGSVEGLDGRAYAQGTADFHVAMAEMLLQGFPVGRNTSNVFPALRPDQVIIGLPASPQAAGGGYTTPANVQKALDYLIKGQSFGGSYVLRQSSGYPGFKGLMTWSINWDKYFNSEFSNSHRAYLDRYQ